GTCTGTACAGTCCAATGTGCGCGGCGCAAATGGCCACAGCTCTGTAACCATAAACTCGATACCGTCAGTGAATATCTACATATTGAACTGACACACCACGAAGCACTCAGTGACTCGATTGCCTGTGCGAAGATTTACCTGGAAGCACTGGCGTAACCTTCCTTGAGTCTTCCAGGTTTTATCTCTTTTATACCTACGCCAGCACATACAGATAGAGCGGCAATACGGCAAGGAATACGAGATTGCTCAAGGCTACGGCTCGGGTTGCAAATATACCATCACCTTTGCATTCGATAGTCAGAATCGAACTTTGTGTCATTACGCATGCGGCAATCTGGATGATCAAGACATCAGCTGTTACATCCGAGATAACACCTCCGGATTTGCGCATCAAACCAATGGAAACATACATCAATACGGGAGCTAGCAGAAATCGGATGAAAAAGACTGCGATGGTATCTTTGTCAGGTACCATCTCCTTCCAATGCATAGTTGCAAGGAACATCCCGGTATAGATCATAGAAAGCGGGGTGACCATGCTTCCTATATACGCTAGGGTGTTTCCGATTGAAGAAGGAAGCTCGATATCCAGCAAGGATAAGGTGACTCCGACTAGCAGGCCAAGGATCGGAGGATTGAGCAGGAAATTTTTGCTGCGTTTCCAAAAACCTGGTTTCTCTAGGGAAATTCCGGAAAAGATTTTCCCGTCTTTCATCAAGCCTGAAATCCCCAATGTCCAGCAGACAAGTGTCGATGATAAAAAAGTAAGCATTACAGCTGGAAGGCTTGCTTCCCCAAACAATATCATGCTGATCGGCAGTCCGATGAACAGCGTGTTGCTGATAGCCCCCATCATGGCAAAAGTCCATCTCCTTCCTTTGCGCACTTTCAGCAACAGAGCTATGAGATAGGACAGATAGTAAAGGCATACTTGCATGATGAGAGGCATAGGTAACAAAGGAATCAAGTCCAATAGCTGCTCATGGGTAAACATGGACGTCAGACTGGTTACCAACATGGCCGGAACGGAAACGAACACAATGAATTTACTCAAGAAGGCCATTGTCTCGTTGGTAACCCATTTCTTCTTGTAGAGAACGAATCCACAAAGAAACAAAAGCATGATGGTCATAATAGCTTCAAAGGCTTTGCCCATAGGTCTCTCCCCAACACAAAAAAGCTTGCACCAGCATACATGATTGGCAAGTGTTTTTAAACTACCAGATATAGGGGGAACGGTTGCCAGCATCCTACTGGTTTCCCTGGGAAGACGATTCTACAATGCAAATTGTTCTATCAAGAGCAATCCATAAAGCAAGGGACGTAACCTGTGGCATTGTGCTTTTCCTTAGTATAGAATGGGGGTATGGAAAACCTTTATATTGGATCCTGTTCCTGGAAATACCCTTCCTGGGAAAAGCTTGTCTACTCAAGCAGGGAGCCAACTGATTTTCTCGCAGAATATGCACAGAAATACCGTAGTGTTGAGATTGACCAATGGTTCTGGTCTTTGGGTAAGTCTAGCTATGGTCTTCCCGACCGTGCTACGGTCGCCCAATACAATGCTTCAACCCCCTCTGATTTCCGATTTACCATTAAATGTCCAAATACGCTCACTGTCCCGTATGCTTATAAATCTGGGACCGAACCCAATCCTTGGTTTCTTGACCGTGAAGTGTTTTCCCGCTTTCTGGACACCTTGGAAGGGCTACTTCCAAAGATAGGGCTATTTATATTCCAGTTCGAATACTTGAACAAGGAGAAGATGGAGTCAAGGGAAAAATTCCTTGCCGAGTTGGATGCTTTTTTTAACTCGTTGCCCCCCTCTCTTCCCTATGGCTGTGAAATCCGTAATCCCCGCTGGTTGGATGCTTTTTGGTTTGATTTCCTCCGTTCGCACCACATAGGGCCGGTATTGCTCCAAGGCTACTGGATGGATGATATTTCCCAAGTGCTGCAAAGGTATGCAAACCGAATCGGGCCGGTAGCCTGTATTCGATTGCATGGTGATGATCGAAAGGGAATCGAACAGGAGACAGGAGGGGATTGGAGCAAAATTGTCACTCCCCGGGATGAAGAACTTGAGAGGATAGCTGCTTATGTGTCAAAACTTGCAGAGACCGCGACCGCTTTGTATATCAACGTAAACAGCCATTATGAGGGCTCTGCACCCCTTACCATTGCAAAGCTTCAATTACTTCTGGAACAGCAGCAATAGGTGTATCTATGTAGATTTGGGCCCTGAGGGTAATCTATCCATGTAGTAGATGTCGGAGGCCTTTTCCCTCTTGAAAATACTCAGCGATTTGTCAAAAGAAACGTATCCATATTCTTTCAAACAAGGTCCAATTTATTTTTCTTGAGAATTTTTCCAACCGTGGTATGGGATATAGCATCGATATAACCCAATTCGACGGCTTTGTCTGCAATAAGCCTAAGTGACCATCTCCTGCATCCGGCAGGAGGATCATCAATACAGATTGAAACTATATGTGATTCGATTTCACTGGTTATCCTGGCAGGGACAGGTGGGGTCTTTCGTTTTTTCCTTCGGATTGCAGACTCGCCTTCGGGGGCGTTGAGAAAATCTTTCTTTACCCGACAGACTGTCTGGACCGTAGTCTTTTCCCTGTTTGCCACGATGGTATCTTTGACTCGTATCCGATTTTCTGATTCATCGACTGCAAGCAGGATGGAAGCCCTCTTCTTTTCATTTTCGTTCCTGTCTTTTTTAACAATATCTTCAAAAAATTTACGTTCAGCTTTGGTCAGTGTGATGGATAATGACTGGTATTTCATGACATATTCCAAAATACCACTATTTTTGAAACACTGCAAATGAATAAAAAAAATTAACAAATTAATGTTTACAGATTGCAGGTAGTGTAACGATTAAATGTATAGGTTAATCGTTTAAATGAGCTTTTATTTTATACTAAAAAACGCAATAAAATTGATCGAAAAAGTTCTTGTAAAAATCACCTAATTTCTTTCCCTGTCTTTTTTTGTTGACAATTCACTAGCCTAGGTTTATGCTATTTTCAATAGAGTAAACCCTTTAATAATTTTCAGTTTTTATGGAGGGGAAGTTGTCAGTCTCAATCAAAGAAGTAGCCAAACTAGCGGGTGTGTCAGTTGCCACGGTATCCAATGTTCTTAACAATACCAAGAATGTTCGACCTGAAACAAAAGCAAAAGTCGAGACAGCAGTAAGTCAGCTGAATTACCAGATCAACCCCTTGGCTAGAAATTTCAGGAAAGGTCAGAGCAAGGTTATTGGTTTTGTGGTTTCGGACCTCTCAAACTACTTTTTCCAAAATGTTGCAATCGGCCTTGAGCGGAGTCTGTCAGAGTACGGTTATCATGTTGCACTCATGGATTGCAAAGAATCCAAGGCCCTTGAGATTGAAAATGTCAGGAACCTTCTAGCTTCTTCTGTCGACGGACTGGTTATCGCAACAACCGGAGAGGACTGTTGTTATCTGCAGCTTATTTTAGAGAACCATGATGTTCCTGTTGTCTTTGTTGACCGTAAACCCTTTGGCTTTACCAGTGACATGGTACTCTCCACAAATAATGAAGGGGCATACCTCGGAATCAAATACCTGATTAGCAAAGGTCATGAGAAAATCGGGTTTATTACCAGTCGTAATGACTCGACAATGAAAGAACGTATTGAAGGCTATCGCCAAGCTTACCAGGAGGCTGGGCTGAAAGTGAATGAGAATTACATCATGACCGGTAACAATGATATATCGATATCGCAGAATCAACTTCTCCATGGTATTGCCTACACCCAAGCAAAACAATTGATTGAAGCAGGTGAGGTTACCGCTCTGTTCACGGGAAACAACCTTTCATCGATTGGCGCCTATAATTATCTTCGGGAAGTGAATATCCCGGTGCCTGATAAGATGGCCTTCATGACCTTTGATGATTCCTTCTGGCTTTCGATGACCACGCCAAGCATTTCGGCGGTAAGACAGGATCCTGACATGATAGGTTCTGTTTCGGGACAGTTAATATATGAACGTATATCAAATAAGGTTTCTGAACAACCAAACAGGATTGTGCGTATCCCTACACGTTTGGTCTTACGTTATAGCGTGTAAGAAGAGTGTACAGTCGACTAACATTTTACCTAACTATTTTTCTTTAATTTTCAAAAGGAGGAAATTATGAAAAAGTTTGTGAAATTGGTGACAGTGCTTTCTCTGGTATTGTTGATTGGAACATCAGCAATTTTCGCCCAAGGGGGAACAGAAGGAACGAAGGCAGCTTCTGGTCCTGTTACCGTTAATGTTGCTTTGGCTAATAACCCCTTATCTCAGGCACTGGCAAAGTATGCCCAGCAGTCATACAAAGCTGATGGTGTAAACGTCAATATCTCGGTTCTTCCCGAGAATGATTTGCGTCAGAAATTGACGACAGGAGCTGCAACAAAGGACAGTACCTACGATATCATTTATATCGGACCGTACGAGGCTCAGACTTGGGCAAAGAACGGATGGTTAGAGAATCTGAAACCATATTTTGACAAGATGACCCCAGAGCAGAAACAGTGGTACGATTACGATGATCTTATCAAAGGCATGCTGGATTCTGTTTCCCTTGATGGTATTCCCTATGGTATCCCGTTCTATGGAGAGACTTCCTTTCTTATGTACAACAAGGATTTGTTTGCAAAAGCGGGACTAACAAT
The sequence above is a segment of the Sphaerochaeta pleomorpha str. Grapes genome. Coding sequences within it:
- a CDS encoding DUF72 domain-containing protein, with protein sequence MENLYIGSCSWKYPSWEKLVYSSREPTDFLAEYAQKYRSVEIDQWFWSLGKSSYGLPDRATVAQYNASTPSDFRFTIKCPNTLTVPYAYKSGTEPNPWFLDREVFSRFLDTLEGLLPKIGLFIFQFEYLNKEKMESREKFLAELDAFFNSLPPSLPYGCEIRNPRWLDAFWFDFLRSHHIGPVLLQGYWMDDISQVLQRYANRIGPVACIRLHGDDRKGIEQETGGDWSKIVTPRDEELERIAAYVSKLAETATALYINVNSHYEGSAPLTIAKLQLLLEQQQ
- a CDS encoding AEC family transporter, which translates into the protein MGKAFEAIMTIMLLFLCGFVLYKKKWVTNETMAFLSKFIVFVSVPAMLVTSLTSMFTHEQLLDLIPLLPMPLIMQVCLYYLSYLIALLLKVRKGRRWTFAMMGAISNTLFIGLPISMILFGEASLPAVMLTFLSSTLVCWTLGISGLMKDGKIFSGISLEKPGFWKRSKNFLLNPPILGLLVGVTLSLLDIELPSSIGNTLAYIGSMVTPLSMIYTGMFLATMHWKEMVPDKDTIAVFFIRFLLAPVLMYVSIGLMRKSGGVISDVTADVLIIQIAACVMTQSSILTIECKGDGIFATRAVALSNLVFLAVLPLYLYVLA
- a CDS encoding helix-turn-helix domain-containing protein — its product is MKYQSLSITLTKAERKFFEDIVKKDRNENEKKRASILLAVDESENRIRVKDTIVANREKTTVQTVCRVKKDFLNAPEGESAIRRKKRKTPPVPARITSEIESHIVSICIDDPPAGCRRWSLRLIADKAVELGYIDAISHTTVGKILKKNKLDLV
- a CDS encoding LacI family DNA-binding transcriptional regulator; this encodes MSVSIKEVAKLAGVSVATVSNVLNNTKNVRPETKAKVETAVSQLNYQINPLARNFRKGQSKVIGFVVSDLSNYFFQNVAIGLERSLSEYGYHVALMDCKESKALEIENVRNLLASSVDGLVIATTGEDCCYLQLILENHDVPVVFVDRKPFGFTSDMVLSTNNEGAYLGIKYLISKGHEKIGFITSRNDSTMKERIEGYRQAYQEAGLKVNENYIMTGNNDISISQNQLLHGIAYTQAKQLIEAGEVTALFTGNNLSSIGAYNYLREVNIPVPDKMAFMTFDDSFWLSMTTPSISAVRQDPDMIGSVSGQLIYERISNKVSEQPNRIVRIPTRLVLRYSV